A single window of Populus nigra chromosome 17, ddPopNigr1.1, whole genome shotgun sequence DNA harbors:
- the LOC133677031 gene encoding uncharacterized protein LOC133677031 isoform X1 produces MPALIISTNVSLDGVDTSSILSEATSEVAKVIGKPEKYVMIVLKGSIPISLGGTEEPAAYGELVSIGGLSPDVNKTLSSVVASILEKKLSVPKSRLFLKFYDSQGTHFGWNGSTF; encoded by the exons ATGCCTGCTTTGATCATCTCCACAAACGTCAGCCTTGATGGAGTTGACACCTCCTCCATCCTCTCAGAAGCAACCTCTGAAGTTGCCAAGGTTATCGGCAAACCTGAGAAA TATGTGATGATTGTATTGAAGGGATCAATTCCAATTTCATTAGGAGGAACTGAGGAGCCAGCAGCTTATGGGGAGTTGGTATCTATTGGTGGCCTTAGCCCTGATGTGAACAAGACTCTGAGCTCTGTAGTTGCATCAATTCTGGAGAAGAAGTTGTCAGTACCCAAGTCACGGCTCTTCCTTAAATTCTATGATTCTCAG GGCACCCACTTTGGGTGGAATGGTTCCACCTTCTAA
- the LOC133676878 gene encoding uncharacterized protein LOC133676878: MPALNISTNVSLDGVDVSAIQSEATAKLAKIIAGKTEADVMIVLRGSIPISLGGSQEPAAFGELVSIGGLSPEVNKNLSAAIAEILETKLCIPKSRIFLKFYDCQGTHFGWNGSTF, translated from the exons ATGCCAGCCTTGAACATTTCCACAAACGTCAGCCTTGATGGCGTTGATGTCTCTGCTATCCAATCTGAAGCCACCGCTAAACTTGCCAAGATCATTGCAGGCAAAACCGAGGCC GATGTGATGATTGTATTGAGGGGATCCATACCCATTTCATTAGGAGGATCTCAGGAGCCAGCAGCTTTTGGTGAGCTGGTGTCCATCGGTGGTCTTAGCCCTGAGGTGAACAAGAATCTCAGTGCTGCAATTGCAGAAATTCTGGAGACAAAGCTGTGCATTCCCAAGTCacgaatcttccttaaattctATGACTGTCAG GGTACCCACTTTGGATGGAATGGTTCCACCTTCTAA
- the LOC133677031 gene encoding uncharacterized protein LOC133677031 isoform X2 has protein sequence MPALIISTNVSLDGVDTSSILSEATSEVAKYVMIVLKGSIPISLGGTEEPAAYGELVSIGGLSPDVNKTLSSVVASILEKKLSVPKSRLFLKFYDSQGTHFGWNGSTF, from the exons ATGCCTGCTTTGATCATCTCCACAAACGTCAGCCTTGATGGAGTTGACACCTCCTCCATCCTCTCAGAAGCAACCTCTGAAGTTGCCAAG TATGTGATGATTGTATTGAAGGGATCAATTCCAATTTCATTAGGAGGAACTGAGGAGCCAGCAGCTTATGGGGAGTTGGTATCTATTGGTGGCCTTAGCCCTGATGTGAACAAGACTCTGAGCTCTGTAGTTGCATCAATTCTGGAGAAGAAGTTGTCAGTACCCAAGTCACGGCTCTTCCTTAAATTCTATGATTCTCAG GGCACCCACTTTGGGTGGAATGGTTCCACCTTCTAA